In the Rhinolophus ferrumequinum isolate MPI-CBG mRhiFer1 chromosome 12, mRhiFer1_v1.p, whole genome shotgun sequence genome, tgggaagattttgcaCCAGGTGCAGGCCACCATCCACACGCCACGTTTCTCCAAGGACCATCAGTGCAGCTGCGTGTTCTACATCCTGAGTCCCCTGAACCTGAATAGCATCCCCGATATCGAGGTGAGGAAGGGCGGTGGCCTCTGTGTCCTCAGCTAACCGAACTGCGTCCAGGACAGGGTGTGGCAGGGCTGTGTGGGCTTGGTCAGGGCCTCCAGGGATCTGGCCTGCGCACATGGCCAACCCCCTCCCGCCCTCCCGTCATCCCCCAAGCAACCCAACGTGGCCTCCACCACCAAGAAGTTCTCCTACAAGCTGGTGAAGACTGGCAGCGTGGTCCTTACTGCCAGCACTGACCTCAGGGGCTACGTGGCTGGCCAGGTGCTGAGGCTGCAGGCAGACATCGAGAATCAGTCTGGCAAGGCCACCGGACCTGTGATGGCCAGTCTGCTTCAGGTCAGAGTCCTCAcgagctggggagggggtggcctGCCTGCCCAGGCTCACAGGCTGTCCCTTCCCCAGAAAGTGGCCTATAAGGCCAAGCGCTGGATCTACGACCTGCGGACCATTGCGGAGGTGGAGGGCGCGGGCGTCAAGGCCTGGCGGCGCTCACAGTGGCAGGAGCAGATCCTGCTGCCAGCGCTGCCCCAGTCAGCCCTGCCTGGCTGTAGCCTCATCCATGTGGATTACTACCTGCAGGTGCTGGTGGCGAGGCAAGAGGGGTGGGGACGGGGGGCAAGAGAGGGGGCGCGGCCAGGTcctcactccccaacccccttccctgcccccctccTCCGCAGGTCTCCCTGAAGGCACTGGAAGCCACTGTGACCCTCCCAATCTTCATCGGCAATATCGCTGTGAACCAAGCCCCCCTGAGCCCTCAGCCAGGCCCCGGGCCGCCCCCTGGTGTTCTGTCCCTTGTGGTGCCCTCTGCACCTCCCCAGGAGGACGTCGAGGCCGTGGCTGGCGGCCCCCACGTCACAGACCCCGTCTCCCTCTTCACCAAGAGCCACTCTCAGCAGCCGCAGCCTGCTACCTTCGGCTCCGTGCCTGGCGCCCCTGAACCGGGTCCTCAGGACGGCAGCCCCGCCTCCCACCCTCTGGCTCCTGCCTTGTGCATCTCCACAGGTGCCACCGTGCCCTACTTTGCAGAGGGCTCTGGAGGGCCGGTGCCCATCCTGCCCCCGGAGTACAGCTTTCAGTGCCACCCCTATGGTGAGTGGgggcctgggccctggggcagggagggccATGGGCCCCATGTAGACCTTGCTCTCTCTCCGCAGAGGCTCCGCCGTCCTATGAGCAGAGCTGCAGCGGTGCTGACCCCAGCCTGACCCCCGGGAGCTGACCTCGCACTGCCTTCTCCCCCGCGGGCCTAGCTCTGCCCTGGGACTGGACGCCCAGGGCCTCGTGCCTTTGCTCCCGGCCTGGTCCTGTCCACTAAGGACTCGCCGCGCCGACCGTAGCCCTCTGTTTCCTCTGTGCTGCCTCTCTAGTCCCCTGCAGTTGGCCTCTACCTGCGGGACGGGACTGGAGGGACGCCATGTAAATAAAGCTCTTCGTTTGTAGAGCTGGGCACAGGCCGGCCTCTCGGGCGCCCTCCTGCGGCCGGGTGCGTAGCGGGGCCCAACCTGGGGTATCCCtcagccccgccccctcccgggTGCACCCCCTCTCCTAgacccctccccactctgggctCCCGGTCCTCCTCAGCCCCGACCCTTCCGGATGCAAGCCCCTCCACAGGCCCGCCTCTCCCAGGCTCCAGCCCTTCTTGGTCCCCGCCCTCTTACCTCCCGAGCGCGTCCCCTTTCCtctgccccgcccctcccccccccccccccccccccccgctggaGCCCTCTCGCTCCTTCCTGGAGCGTGCCCCTCTTCTGGTCTCCCGGCCCTTTTTTTCGGGTGTCTTGGGCTGGAAAGCAGGCCGGTGGAGCCCTCCTGGCCGCGGAGAAGGACCAGCCTTGCGGATTACAAGT is a window encoding:
- the ARRDC1 gene encoding arrestin domain-containing protein 1, with translation MGRVQLFEICLSHGRSVYSPGEPLAGAVRVRLGAPLPFRAIRVSCTGSCRVSDKANGTAWVVEEGYFNSVLSLADKGSLPAGEHNFPFQFLLPATAPTSFEGPFGKILHQVQATIHTPRFSKDHQCSCVFYILSPLNLNSIPDIEQPNVASTTKKFSYKLVKTGSVVLTASTDLRGYVAGQVLRLQADIENQSGKATGPVMASLLQKVAYKAKRWIYDLRTIAEVEGAGVKAWRRSQWQEQILLPALPQSALPGCSLIHVDYYLQVSLKALEATVTLPIFIGNIAVNQAPLSPQPGPGPPPGVLSLVVPSAPPQEDVEAVAGGPHVTDPVSLFTKSHSQQPQPATFGSVPGAPEPGPQDGSPASHPLAPALCISTGATVPYFAEGSGGPVPILPPEYSFQCHPYEAPPSYEQSCSGADPSLTPGS